A portion of the Hoylesella buccalis ATCC 35310 genome contains these proteins:
- the gldL gene encoding gliding motility protein GldL, whose amino-acid sequence MSGYSKFNIIYRLQKWMDSVPGQTFLNYAYSWGASLVILGALFKLTHLSGGNLMLFIGMGTEVFVFFLSAFDRPFDKTADGRDIPTRVTEEYLETGQVTYDYDTTPAQAVNTSRPVASAPRHAVVGHSSAAEQTVGEVSAEVPLGSQVQQVENEQQLQTLADAQSNYVDALKRLTETLGKVSEQSVRLTRDSEEMENLNRTLTGISKVYEMQLKGASQQIGTIDQINDQTRKMAQQIEQLNKIYARMIEAMTVNMRAANPGLEPSQE is encoded by the coding sequence ATGAGTGGATACAGCAAATTCAATATCATTTATCGTCTGCAAAAGTGGATGGACAGTGTTCCGGGGCAGACGTTCTTGAACTATGCTTACAGTTGGGGTGCCTCATTGGTCATCCTGGGAGCTTTGTTCAAACTTACTCACTTGTCCGGTGGCAACCTCATGTTGTTCATAGGCATGGGCACAGAGGTCTTCGTGTTCTTCCTCTCGGCTTTTGACCGTCCGTTTGACAAGACGGCAGACGGTCGTGATATCCCGACGCGTGTGACGGAAGAGTATTTGGAAACAGGTCAGGTAACGTATGACTATGATACGACTCCCGCACAAGCTGTTAATACATCAAGGCCTGTTGCATCAGCCCCGCGTCACGCTGTTGTAGGACACTCGTCTGCTGCAGAGCAGACCGTAGGGGAAGTATCTGCAGAGGTTCCCTTGGGAAGTCAAGTTCAACAGGTTGAGAATGAACAGCAATTGCAGACCTTGGCCGATGCACAAAGCAACTATGTTGATGCGCTGAAACGACTGACGGAGACGTTAGGAAAGGTATCAGAGCAGAGTGTAAGACTGACCCGGGATAGTGAGGAAATGGAAAACCTGAACCGTACGTTGACGGGTATATCCAAAGTTTACGAAATGCAGTTGAAGGGAGCCAGTCAGCAGATAGGCACCATTGACCAAATCAATGACCAGACCCGGAAGATGGCACAACAGATTGAGCAGCTCAACAAGATATATGCTCGCATGATTGAGGCCATGACCGTGAACATGCGCGCAGCCAATCCTGGGTTAGAGCCGTCACAAGAGTAA
- a CDS encoding porin family protein, which translates to MKKMILTAVVLLSSVATFAQRAVGTVSLKPQVGVVGATMTEFEKTKMKVGFTAGAELEYQVSDIFSLSGGVMYAQEGVKFDTGADFKIGNMKFEVKDAKTNLAYINVPIMANVYVVPGLAVKLGVQPAFAVDKDGTKAKSFDLAIPVGLSYEFANVVIDGRYNWGVTKVFDNIDAKNSVFQVTLGYKFDL; encoded by the coding sequence ATGAAAAAGATGATTTTAACGGCAGTTGTACTGCTTTCGTCCGTAGCAACATTTGCGCAACGCGCAGTAGGAACAGTTTCTTTGAAGCCTCAGGTAGGTGTTGTGGGTGCTACCATGACCGAGTTTGAAAAGACAAAGATGAAGGTTGGCTTCACAGCTGGTGCCGAACTGGAGTATCAGGTATCTGACATTTTCAGCCTTTCTGGAGGTGTTATGTACGCACAAGAAGGTGTGAAGTTTGATACTGGCGCTGACTTCAAGATTGGAAACATGAAATTTGAGGTAAAGGATGCAAAGACTAATCTGGCCTACATCAACGTACCTATCATGGCGAACGTATACGTTGTGCCGGGATTGGCAGTTAAATTGGGTGTTCAACCAGCATTTGCAGTGGACAAAGACGGTACCAAGGCTAAGAGCTTCGACCTCGCTATCCCAGTTGGTCTCTCCTATGAGTTCGCCAATGTCGTTATCGACGGACGTTACAATTGGGGTGTAACCAAGGTTTTCGATAATATCGATGCTAAGAACAGCGTGTTCCAGGTAACACTGGGTTACAAGTTCGACCTCTAA
- the greA gene encoding transcription elongation factor GreA produces MAYMSQEGYDNLVAELTRLESIERPKASAAIAEARDKGDLSENSEYDAAKEAQAHLEDKINKMKLTIAEAKIVDVSRLSADTVQILSKVEMTNMKTKSKMVYTIVSESEADLKAGKISIKTPIAQGLLNKKEGDEVDIKIPAGTIKLRIDKISVE; encoded by the coding sequence ATGGCTTACATGTCACAAGAAGGCTACGACAATCTTGTAGCCGAGCTTACCCGGCTCGAATCTATTGAGCGCCCGAAGGCATCAGCTGCCATCGCAGAAGCGCGTGATAAGGGTGATTTGAGTGAAAACTCTGAATATGACGCTGCCAAAGAAGCGCAGGCGCATCTCGAAGATAAAATCAATAAAATGAAACTGACTATCGCCGAGGCGAAGATTGTAGACGTGTCTCGTCTCAGTGCCGATACAGTGCAGATCTTGTCCAAAGTCGAGATGACCAACATGAAGACGAAATCAAAAATGGTGTATACCATCGTCAGTGAGAGCGAGGCTGACCTCAAGGCAGGGAAGATATCCATCAAAACGCCTATCGCACAAGGGCTTCTGAATAAGAAAGAGGGTGATGAGGTGGATATCAAAATACCGGCTGGCACCATCAAACTACGCATTGACAAGATATCAGTTGAATAA
- a CDS encoding DEAD/DEAH box helicase, protein MRGRPSNRNMQQSQTYITANELYHRAAQILEAGSQEGALVNKMLHETLVMACAAGLRNTSYSFGDLNARVDHLCTQRGLSMADTRAIHQMRRHSNSSSPILPENLTYDVRALCVFISAVFREAVPSFLVGKIPARAQQTRQTLRLDERYIRCIVKQWDEHFIWVMPDGETDERLLQVEYTSEEQFADLSYLHDILRKGMPLNLLDCQVKDHLVTPRRIIVIPDYLVDISSLATCFTEYGHHPALFTINRMKDKPNTRHTILGNFAGSALDDIIHARGERAFDMAETLKDNYREKALEYCTCTDLDPVAFKVEAMKQVQNLQQIVAELFKTYNRERALLEPSFVCEQLGIQGRVDMMTTDFRLLVEQKSGKNMNLEYGSHNRHGNQHVEAHYVQALLYYGVLRYNFRLSDKATRIFLLYSKYALPTGLMDVSRLDMLIHESLKLRNLIVAADYTSALEGFESMLPQLNPQTLNTEKTNTYFYNRFLLPQIEAITVPLAQMSKLEKAYFCRMMTFVLKEQLISKTGAVDGSGRSSADLWNMPLSEKKEMGNIYTGLTITQKKRTRSRGFDEITLAVPDQGEDFLPNFRRGDMVYLYGYHPDSEPDVRRSILFKGFIMYVKTDEIAVHLTDAQQNDDLLYTVEEGKRHAHHTPLVYAVEHSASDAGGASAIHALHTLMTTSKERRDLLLGQREPRANHALTLSRSYHPDYDDVVLKAKQAQDYFLLVGPPGTGKTSMALRYMVLEELENPDANILLMAYTNRAVDEICGMLCDEGLDFIRLGNEYSCDPRFKSHLLGQAIDDHPKLNDLRQRFTGMRLIVSTTSMMMSKPFIFAIKHFSLALIDEASQILEPNLVGILSSHVSTTGGSGLALDHQPNIDKFILIGDYKQLPAVVQQDASESQVTDADLQNICLTDCRNSLFERLIRWEERQGRTDFVDTLRKQGRMHPAIAAFPNKMFYAKEQLQPVPLPHQVGEDIGYTAVPQDGTDVLLVSHRLLYYPSHFTQSVRLSDKVNPDEARKVADLLRRIHRLANEKFDVQKTVGVIVPYRNQIAMVRKEIEKTGISQLMHVDVDTVERYQGSQRDVIIYSFTVQNRYQLDFLTANSFLEGQAWIDRKLNVALTRARKQLIVLGNEAVLSANPLFKLLIDNIPVRLC, encoded by the coding sequence ATGCGAGGACGACCCTCGAACCGCAACATGCAGCAATCACAAACTTACATTACAGCCAACGAACTCTACCACCGGGCGGCCCAAATCCTTGAGGCTGGCTCTCAAGAGGGTGCGTTGGTCAACAAAATGTTGCACGAGACGTTGGTGATGGCGTGTGCCGCCGGCTTGAGAAACACCTCCTATAGCTTTGGTGACCTCAACGCTCGCGTGGATCATCTGTGTACCCAGCGTGGCTTATCGATGGCCGATACCCGCGCCATTCACCAGATGCGGCGTCACTCTAACTCGTCATCGCCCATCTTACCAGAAAACCTTACCTACGACGTCCGTGCGCTTTGTGTCTTCATCTCGGCAGTGTTCAGAGAAGCTGTTCCCTCTTTTTTAGTCGGCAAAATACCCGCTCGTGCTCAACAAACGCGACAAACATTGCGGTTGGACGAACGCTATATCCGTTGCATCGTGAAGCAATGGGACGAACATTTCATCTGGGTGATGCCCGATGGGGAAACCGATGAACGCCTTTTGCAAGTAGAATATACCAGTGAGGAGCAGTTTGCCGACCTCTCGTATCTTCATGACATCTTGCGCAAGGGCATGCCGTTGAACCTCTTGGACTGTCAGGTGAAGGATCATTTGGTTACGCCACGTCGCATCATCGTCATCCCCGACTACTTAGTGGACATCAGTTCACTGGCGACATGTTTTACGGAATATGGTCATCATCCGGCCCTCTTTACCATCAACCGCATGAAGGATAAACCCAATACGCGGCATACCATTTTGGGAAACTTTGCCGGTAGCGCGCTCGATGATATCATCCATGCGCGTGGAGAACGTGCGTTTGACATGGCAGAAACGCTGAAAGACAACTACAGGGAGAAGGCTTTGGAATACTGTACATGCACCGATTTAGACCCTGTGGCGTTTAAAGTGGAGGCAATGAAACAGGTGCAGAACCTGCAACAAATCGTTGCTGAACTGTTTAAGACCTACAATCGGGAGCGAGCCTTGCTGGAACCTTCGTTCGTGTGTGAACAGTTGGGCATACAAGGGCGTGTGGACATGATGACCACCGACTTCAGATTGCTGGTCGAACAGAAGTCGGGAAAGAACATGAATCTGGAATATGGCAGCCACAACCGACACGGCAACCAGCATGTTGAGGCGCACTATGTGCAGGCGCTGCTGTACTATGGCGTGCTGAGATACAACTTCCGCCTGTCCGACAAGGCCACCCGCATCTTTCTGTTGTATTCGAAATACGCATTGCCGACAGGCTTGATGGACGTCAGTAGGTTGGACATGCTCATCCATGAATCCCTCAAGCTGCGCAATCTCATCGTGGCTGCCGATTATACAAGTGCCCTCGAGGGATTTGAAAGCATGCTGCCGCAGCTCAATCCGCAAACGCTGAACACGGAGAAGACCAATACTTACTTCTACAATCGTTTCTTACTGCCGCAGATAGAGGCCATCACGGTGCCACTGGCGCAAATGAGTAAGCTGGAGAAAGCATATTTCTGTCGCATGATGACCTTCGTGCTGAAAGAACAACTCATTTCGAAAACCGGTGCTGTTGATGGCAGTGGGCGCAGCAGTGCTGACCTGTGGAACATGCCGTTGAGTGAGAAAAAGGAGATGGGAAATATCTATACGGGCCTCACCATCACGCAGAAGAAACGAACCCGCAGCCGAGGATTTGATGAAATCACGCTCGCTGTTCCCGACCAAGGTGAAGACTTCCTGCCCAATTTCAGGCGGGGCGACATGGTATATCTGTACGGCTATCATCCTGACAGCGAGCCAGACGTACGTCGGAGCATCCTGTTCAAGGGCTTCATCATGTACGTCAAGACCGATGAGATAGCCGTTCATCTGACGGATGCACAGCAGAATGATGACTTATTATATACGGTGGAAGAAGGAAAGCGGCATGCCCATCACACGCCTTTGGTGTACGCTGTGGAGCATAGTGCGTCAGATGCGGGTGGTGCGTCAGCCATACATGCCCTGCATACGTTGATGACCACCTCGAAAGAGCGACGCGACTTGTTATTGGGACAGCGTGAACCACGCGCCAATCACGCCCTCACACTGTCCCGAAGCTACCATCCTGACTATGACGATGTGGTGCTGAAAGCCAAACAGGCACAAGACTATTTCCTGTTGGTAGGGCCTCCCGGCACGGGCAAGACGTCGATGGCTCTGCGCTATATGGTGCTGGAGGAGTTGGAAAACCCTGATGCCAACATTCTTCTCATGGCCTATACCAACCGGGCTGTGGATGAGATTTGTGGCATGTTGTGCGACGAAGGCCTCGATTTTATTCGCCTGGGCAATGAGTATAGCTGTGACCCACGATTCAAGAGTCATCTCTTGGGACAGGCCATTGATGACCATCCCAAGCTGAACGACCTACGACAGCGGTTCACAGGCATGCGCCTCATTGTGAGCACTACGTCGATGATGATGAGCAAACCCTTCATCTTTGCCATCAAACATTTCAGTCTGGCACTCATTGATGAGGCCAGTCAGATATTGGAACCCAACCTTGTCGGCATTCTGTCGAGCCATGTTTCGACGACGGGAGGTTCTGGTTTGGCCCTTGATCATCAACCCAATATCGACAAGTTCATCCTCATTGGTGACTACAAACAATTGCCCGCCGTGGTTCAACAAGACGCGTCAGAATCGCAAGTGACCGATGCAGACTTGCAAAACATCTGTCTGACCGACTGCCGAAACTCACTCTTCGAACGACTTATCCGATGGGAAGAGCGGCAGGGACGTACCGACTTCGTGGACACGCTGCGCAAGCAAGGTCGCATGCATCCTGCCATTGCCGCCTTTCCCAACAAAATGTTCTATGCCAAGGAGCAGCTGCAACCCGTTCCATTGCCACACCAGGTGGGCGAAGATATCGGTTATACGGCCGTGCCGCAGGATGGGACGGATGTCTTATTGGTGAGCCATCGGCTGCTTTACTATCCCTCTCACTTCACGCAGAGCGTGCGACTCTCTGACAAAGTGAATCCCGACGAGGCCCGAAAGGTGGCCGACTTGTTGCGTCGCATCCATCGGTTGGCGAACGAAAAGTTTGACGTACAGAAGACGGTGGGCGTGATTGTGCCTTATCGCAACCAGATTGCAATGGTTAGAAAAGAGATAGAAAAGACGGGAATCTCACAACTCATGCACGTGGATGTCGACACCGTGGAGCGTTATCAGGGCAGTCAGCGCGACGTCATCATTTACTCTTTCACCGTGCAGAACCGCTACCAGTTGGATTTTCTCACGGCTAATAGCTTCCTGGAAGGGCAGGCTTGGATAGACCGAAAGCTGAATGTAGCCCTGACAAGAGCCCGAAAACAGCTAATTGTGTTGGGCAATGAGGCGGTGCTGTCGGCTAATCCGCTATTCAAATTATTAATAGATAACATTCCGGTACGCCTGTGTTAA
- a CDS encoding HIT family protein has translation MDIFSKIAAGEIPSYKCAESEKFYAFLDISPLQKGHTLVIPRREVDYIFDMEDDELAEYQVFAKKVAVALKRAFPCKKVAQVVLGLEVPHAHIHLIPMNSEADVNFRKEHLKLSEEEFKSIADRIYSEFQKL, from the coding sequence ATGGACATCTTTTCTAAAATCGCAGCTGGCGAAATTCCCAGCTACAAGTGTGCAGAGAGCGAGAAGTTTTATGCTTTTTTAGACATCAGTCCGTTGCAAAAAGGACACACGTTGGTTATTCCACGTCGCGAGGTGGATTACATTTTCGATATGGAAGATGATGAGTTGGCCGAATATCAGGTGTTCGCTAAAAAGGTAGCTGTGGCCTTGAAGCGCGCCTTCCCGTGCAAAAAGGTGGCGCAAGTGGTACTGGGATTGGAGGTTCCGCATGCGCATATCCACCTCATTCCTATGAACAGCGAGGCCGATGTGAACTTTAGAAAAGAGCATTTGAAACTTTCTGAAGAAGAATTCAAGTCGATTGCAGACCGCATCTACAGCGAGTTTCAAAAACTTTAA
- a CDS encoding type IX secretion system membrane protein PorP/SprF, which produces MSDVCHFFQLHPAVLTIKRKNVRYADVQCKKITLLCLLLWMVGTARAQYDVAFSHYFDMQPSFNPAAVGKQNKLNINAAYAMSFVGFKNNPRTMYAAADMPFYFLKAYHGGGVQLMNDQIGLFTHQRLALQYALRFKLFGGRLAVGAQAGLLSEAFDGTRLNLADANDPAFINTKAEGNALDLGVGVYYSHRSWYVGVSAQHLTSPLIEFNEKNQFQIDPTYYLTGGYNIHLRNPFLTIQPSVLVRTDGVAYRGDLTTRLVYQHEKKMMYGGVAYSPTNSVTFLVGGSFHGIVLGYSYELYTSAIQPGNGSHELFVGYQMDVNLAKKGRNKHKSVRLL; this is translated from the coding sequence ATGTCAGACGTTTGTCATTTCTTCCAACTTCATCCCGCTGTCTTGACAATAAAACGTAAAAATGTACGTTATGCAGACGTGCAATGCAAGAAAATCACGTTACTCTGTCTGCTGTTGTGGATGGTTGGGACGGCAAGGGCGCAATACGATGTGGCGTTCAGCCATTATTTTGACATGCAACCTTCGTTCAACCCTGCTGCAGTAGGCAAACAGAACAAACTAAACATCAATGCGGCTTACGCCATGAGCTTCGTTGGATTTAAGAACAATCCACGAACGATGTATGCTGCTGCTGATATGCCTTTTTATTTTCTCAAGGCATATCATGGGGGTGGTGTGCAGCTGATGAACGATCAGATTGGTCTTTTTACCCATCAACGTTTGGCTTTGCAGTATGCCCTTCGCTTCAAATTGTTCGGAGGTCGACTTGCGGTTGGCGCACAAGCGGGCTTGTTGAGTGAGGCGTTTGACGGCACCAGGCTCAATTTGGCTGATGCCAACGACCCTGCCTTTATCAATACAAAGGCCGAAGGAAATGCCCTCGATCTCGGTGTGGGCGTGTATTATTCGCACCGGTCATGGTATGTGGGCGTGTCGGCGCAGCATCTAACTTCACCACTCATTGAGTTTAATGAGAAAAATCAATTTCAAATCGATCCTACATATTATTTAACAGGTGGATACAATATACACTTGAGAAATCCGTTTCTTACAATACAGCCTTCTGTGCTGGTTCGTACAGACGGGGTAGCCTACCGTGGCGACCTTACAACCCGCCTGGTGTATCAGCATGAGAAGAAAATGATGTACGGGGGTGTAGCTTATAGTCCCACCAACTCTGTCACGTTCTTGGTAGGCGGTAGCTTTCATGGCATCGTGCTGGGTTATAGTTATGAGTTGTACACCTCGGCCATCCAACCGGGCAACGGCAGTCACGAACTGTTTGTTGGTTACCAGATGGATGTAAATCTGGCTAAGAAAGGAAGAAACAAACACAAAAGTGTAAGACTTCTATAA
- a CDS encoding YqiA/YcfP family alpha/beta fold hydrolase yields MENPTKKQYPDLMKGKTLMYVHGFMSSGQSGTVAMLRELLPQANVVAEDLPVHPAEAIDLLKQLCQSHQPDLIIGTSMGGMYTEMLTGYDRILVNPAFQMGLTMHDHGLTGKQSFHNPRKDGETEVIVTKSLVNEYKDITGQCFANVTPEEQRRVYGLFGDKDPLVHTFDLFREHYPQAIRFHGAHRVTDKVAFHYLIPVIRWIDDQQEGRERPIVYIDYATLHDSYGKATSSMHKAYKMLIERYQVYVVAASPTNNHAYMGEVQTWVEEYLSAPAYNRVIFTNQSQLLYGDYLITPEVQKGFMGTCLAYGSDEFKTWEELIVYFDRLGGQ; encoded by the coding sequence ATGGAAAATCCAACTAAGAAACAATATCCCGATTTAATGAAGGGCAAGACCCTTATGTACGTCCACGGCTTTATGTCGTCGGGCCAATCTGGCACGGTAGCTATGCTCAGGGAGCTGTTGCCCCAGGCGAACGTCGTGGCCGAAGACCTGCCAGTGCATCCCGCCGAGGCGATAGACCTGCTGAAGCAGCTGTGCCAAAGCCATCAGCCCGACCTCATCATAGGTACCTCCATGGGCGGCATGTATACCGAGATGCTCACGGGTTACGACCGCATTCTGGTGAATCCGGCCTTCCAGATGGGCCTGACCATGCACGACCACGGCTTGACGGGCAAGCAGTCTTTCCATAATCCCCGCAAGGATGGCGAGACTGAGGTAATCGTTACTAAGTCGTTGGTCAACGAGTACAAGGATATCACCGGACAGTGTTTCGCCAACGTTACGCCCGAGGAGCAAAGACGGGTGTACGGACTCTTTGGCGACAAGGACCCGTTGGTACATACCTTCGACCTCTTTCGAGAACACTATCCACAGGCCATCCGCTTCCATGGTGCCCATCGAGTCACCGATAAGGTGGCCTTCCACTATCTCATTCCCGTGATTCGCTGGATTGATGACCAGCAAGAGGGACGCGAACGCCCCATCGTTTACATCGACTACGCGACGCTGCACGACAGTTACGGCAAGGCCACGTCGAGTATGCACAAGGCCTATAAGATGCTCATCGAGCGGTACCAGGTATACGTTGTGGCCGCTTCGCCTACTAACAACCATGCTTATATGGGCGAGGTGCAGACGTGGGTGGAGGAGTATCTGTCGGCTCCGGCCTACAATCGGGTAATCTTCACCAATCAATCGCAGCTGCTCTATGGCGACTATCTCATCACCCCCGAGGTGCAAAAAGGCTTTATGGGAACTTGTTTGGCTTATGGAAGTGATGAGTTTAAGACGTGGGAAGAACTCATTGTGTACTTCGACCGCCTGGGTGGGCAGTAA
- a CDS encoding SUMF1/EgtB/PvdO family nonheme iron enzyme, with amino-acid sequence MKRNMIFGLAVLGLMMLTGCFGSKSASLGKGGEVVGVGGKAFTEPTPYGMTRVSRGYLKMGLEKQDSLWGKQLSQKDISVDGFWMDETEVTNSEYKQFVSWVRDSILRTRLADPAYAGDETYLITEDKNGDPVKPHLNWKKALPRKMNEDEQRALESMYVTNPVTGEKLLDYRQLNYRYEVYDYTTAALRKNRMLPQERNLNTDLTVDPDEVVMISKDTAYVDDNGQIVSETINRPRSGPWDFLNTYIVNVYPDTTCWVNDFQNSDNETYLRNYFSNPAYNDYPVVGVTWEQANAFCAWRTDYLLKGLGGEARYIQRYRLPTEAEWEYAARGKDGTEFPWENEAVATGEGCFYANFKPDRGNYTKDGNLITSKVGIYGANSNGLYDMAGNVAEWTSTIYNEAGVDAMNDLNPQLEYKAALEDPYKLKKKSVRGGSWKDPESYIRSAWRTWEYQNQPRSYIGFRCVRSLANTTSTKQKKGKRK; translated from the coding sequence ATGAAGAGAAACATGATATTCGGCTTGGCCGTGTTAGGCTTGATGATGCTGACAGGTTGCTTCGGCAGCAAGTCTGCTTCTTTGGGTAAAGGCGGCGAAGTAGTGGGTGTTGGCGGAAAGGCCTTCACCGAACCCACGCCATACGGAATGACACGGGTAAGCCGTGGCTATTTGAAGATGGGGCTTGAAAAGCAGGATAGCCTTTGGGGCAAGCAGTTGTCGCAGAAAGATATCTCTGTGGACGGGTTCTGGATGGATGAAACAGAGGTGACAAACTCTGAATACAAACAGTTTGTCTCCTGGGTTCGCGACAGCATCTTGCGTACTCGTTTGGCCGATCCGGCCTATGCGGGTGACGAGACTTATCTCATTACCGAGGACAAAAACGGTGACCCTGTTAAGCCTCATCTGAACTGGAAAAAAGCACTTCCTCGTAAGATGAATGAGGATGAGCAGCGTGCCTTGGAGAGTATGTATGTCACCAACCCGGTGACGGGCGAGAAGTTGCTCGACTATCGTCAGCTGAACTATCGCTACGAGGTGTACGACTACACAACCGCTGCCTTGAGAAAAAACAGAATGTTGCCTCAAGAACGTAATCTGAATACCGACCTGACCGTTGATCCTGACGAAGTGGTGATGATTTCGAAGGACACCGCTTACGTTGATGACAACGGACAGATTGTGAGCGAAACCATCAACCGACCACGCTCGGGTCCATGGGATTTCCTCAATACCTATATCGTTAACGTGTATCCAGACACCACCTGTTGGGTGAATGATTTCCAAAATTCGGACAACGAGACTTATCTTCGTAACTATTTCAGCAATCCGGCGTACAACGATTATCCTGTCGTGGGCGTTACTTGGGAGCAGGCCAATGCCTTCTGCGCGTGGCGAACCGATTATCTGTTAAAAGGATTGGGTGGCGAGGCTCGTTACATACAAAGATATCGCCTGCCAACAGAAGCAGAGTGGGAATATGCCGCTCGTGGTAAAGACGGCACGGAGTTCCCGTGGGAAAATGAGGCAGTAGCCACGGGTGAGGGTTGTTTCTATGCCAATTTCAAGCCCGACCGTGGCAACTATACCAAGGACGGTAACCTCATTACCAGTAAGGTTGGCATCTACGGTGCTAACTCCAACGGTTTGTACGACATGGCGGGTAATGTGGCAGAATGGACAAGTACCATTTATAACGAGGCCGGTGTCGATGCGATGAACGATTTAAATCCGCAGTTGGAATATAAGGCGGCGTTGGAAGATCCGTACAAATTGAAGAAAAAAAGTGTACGCGGTGGATCGTGGAAAGACCCAGAATCGTACATCAGAAGCGCTTGGCGTACGTGGGAATACCAAAACCAACCTCGCTCGTACATCGGGTTCAGATGTGTACGCAGTTTGGCAAACACAACCAGTACTAAACAGAAGAAAGGCAAAAGAAAATGA
- a CDS encoding TIGR00730 family Rossman fold protein translates to MKIAVFCSANDTIAPEYFTLTEQLGKWMAEQGHSLVFGGCNLGLMECVAKAVHEAGGQTIGVVPSIIEERGRVSDYVDVEIPCDNLSDRKELMLAQSDVSIALPGGVGTLDEIFSVVAAHSIGYHQQQVILYNINGFWDSLVALLDDLTAKGVIRGDYHRQIKVAHSLEELKQFVES, encoded by the coding sequence ATGAAAATTGCTGTTTTTTGCTCAGCAAATGATACTATCGCCCCCGAATATTTCACATTGACCGAACAACTGGGTAAGTGGATGGCCGAGCAGGGCCATTCACTCGTGTTCGGCGGTTGCAACCTGGGCCTCATGGAGTGTGTCGCAAAGGCCGTACATGAGGCTGGTGGGCAAACCATTGGCGTGGTGCCGTCTATCATAGAGGAACGTGGAAGAGTGTCCGACTATGTTGATGTGGAGATTCCTTGCGACAACCTGAGCGACCGCAAAGAGCTGATGTTGGCGCAAAGTGATGTTTCCATCGCTCTTCCGGGTGGTGTTGGCACCTTGGATGAGATATTTTCGGTGGTAGCCGCACACAGCATTGGCTACCATCAACAGCAAGTAATTCTTTACAACATCAATGGCTTTTGGGATTCGCTGGTGGCACTTTTGGACGACCTAACGGCCAAAGGTGTAATCAGGGGCGATTATCATCGGCAAATCAAGGTGGCCCATTCGTTGGAAGAACTCAAGCAATTCGTAGAGTCATGA
- a CDS encoding nucleoside deaminase: MNQQDIMRRAIALSEKSVRTGGGPFGAVIAKDGEIIAEASNTVTLDHDPTAHAEVNAIRQAAHKLGTFDLTGCDIYTSCEPCPMCLGAIYWAHLDRIYYANNRKDAARIGFDDDFIYHEIALQPADRHKQMQILLPEEARKAFDMWMESKDKTTY, from the coding sequence ATGAATCAACAAGATATCATGCGCAGGGCCATCGCCCTGTCTGAAAAAAGTGTACGCACGGGCGGCGGACCTTTTGGTGCCGTGATTGCCAAAGATGGAGAAATCATTGCCGAAGCATCCAATACCGTTACCTTAGACCACGACCCTACGGCGCACGCCGAGGTGAATGCCATCAGACAAGCGGCACACAAGCTGGGCACGTTCGACCTCACTGGTTGCGACATCTATACCTCCTGCGAGCCTTGTCCCATGTGTTTAGGTGCCATCTATTGGGCTCATCTGGACCGCATCTATTACGCCAACAATCGCAAGGATGCTGCACGCATAGGGTTTGACGACGACTTCATTTACCACGAGATAGCCCTCCAACCAGCCGATCGACATAAACAAATGCAGATTTTGCTGCCCGAAGAGGCACGAAAAGCGTTTGACATGTGGATGGAAAGTAAGGATAAGACAACTTATTAG
- a CDS encoding S8 family serine peptidase: MIVLTCSGCAVNRDSTDKVVTEQSAGTRYSKNTLMVFYDTHIGKEPLLNAFKKMNCKVLHEYRLSCGFAIKVPDGKSLRKTAKQLSKVHGVTYVTRDQIQKLQ; encoded by the coding sequence ATGATAGTATTGACCTGCTCTGGCTGTGCCGTGAATAGAGATTCGACTGACAAGGTGGTCACCGAACAGTCGGCTGGAACACGCTACAGCAAGAATACCTTGATGGTGTTCTACGACACACATATCGGCAAAGAACCACTATTGAACGCTTTCAAAAAGATGAATTGTAAAGTGTTGCACGAATACCGGTTATCATGCGGGTTCGCTATCAAGGTTCCTGATGGAAAGAGCTTGCGAAAAACAGCCAAACAATTGTCCAAGGTTCATGGCGTAACCTATGTGACACGCGACCAAATACAAAAGCTACAATAA